In one window of Lagenorhynchus albirostris unplaced genomic scaffold, mLagAlb1.1 scaffold_241, whole genome shotgun sequence DNA:
- the LOC132514313 gene encoding uncharacterized protein LOC132514313 isoform X4, with translation MAVAGQRVGLAGLREEDVSRPRPGRCKGAVLSPRGSASSFPAAPHGVSPPSQRSIEILHGDVSSRSLHETSRNLLQKLYMLDCVYSPFTKITYTLTFPMLLWNSFLELSEILSPRI, from the exons ATGGCGGTTGCGGGCCAGCGTGTGGGGCTGGCTGGTCTGCGGGAGGAAGACGTTTCCCGCCCGCGCCCCGGCCGGTGCAAAGGGGCTGTGCTCTCTCCTCGAGGTTCCGCGTCTTCCTTTCCGGCCGCCCCGCACGGTGTATCCCCACCTTCTCAG AGAAGCATtgaaatccttcatggtgacgtcaGTAGCCGGAGCCTGCATGAGAcgagcagaaaccttctgcaaaaattaTATATGCTCGATTGcgtgtactcccccttcaccaaaattaCATATACACTGACCTTCCCCATGCTTCTTTGGAACAGTTTCTTGGAGCTATCTGAGATTCTGTCTCCCAGgatatag